From one Rhizobium sp. BT04 genomic stretch:
- the nifH gene encoding nitrogenase iron protein: MSDLRQIAFYGKGGIGKSTTSQNTLAALVDLGQKILIVGCDPKADSTRLILNAKAQDTVLHLAAQEGSVEDLELEDVLKAGYKGIKCVESGGPEPGVGCAGRGVITSINFLEENGAYDDVDYVSYDVLGDVVCGGFAMPIRENKAQEIYIVMSGEMMALYAANNIAKGILKYAHSGGVRLGGLICNERQTDRELDLSEALAARLNSKLIHFVPRDNIVQHAELRKMTVIQYAPDSKQAGEYRALAEKIHANSGQGTIPTPITMEELEDMLLDFGIMKSDEQMLAELQAKESAVVAAQ; this comes from the coding sequence ATGTCAGATTTGCGTCAAATCGCATTTTACGGCAAAGGGGGGATCGGCAAGTCCACCACCTCCCAAAATACGCTCGCAGCGCTTGTCGACCTCGGGCAGAAGATCCTGATCGTCGGATGCGACCCGAAAGCCGACTCCACCCGGCTGATCCTGAACGCCAAAGCACAGGACACGGTTCTGCATCTGGCAGCGCAGGAAGGTTCGGTGGAAGACCTTGAGCTCGAGGACGTGCTCAAGGCCGGCTACAAAGGCATCAAGTGCGTGGAGTCCGGCGGTCCGGAACCGGGCGTCGGCTGCGCCGGGCGCGGCGTCATCACCTCGATCAATTTCCTTGAAGAGAACGGTGCATATGACGATGTCGACTACGTCTCCTATGACGTGCTCGGCGATGTGGTGTGCGGTGGCTTTGCGATGCCGATCCGTGAGAACAAGGCCCAGGAGATCTACATCGTGATGTCCGGCGAGATGATGGCGCTCTATGCCGCCAACAACATCGCCAAGGGCATCCTGAAATATGCCCATTCCGGCGGCGTGCGGCTCGGCGGCCTGATCTGTAACGAGCGCCAGACGGACCGCGAGCTCGACCTCTCCGAGGCGCTGGCTGCCAGGCTCAATTCCAAGCTCATCCACTTTGTGCCGCGTGACAACATCGTCCAGCACGCCGAGCTCAGGAAGATGACGGTGATCCAGTACGCGCCGGACTCCAAGCAGGCCGGGGAATATCGGGCGCTAGCCGAGAAGATCCATGCCAATTCGGGCCAAGGGACCATTCCGACCCCGATTACCATGGAAGAGCTCGAAGACATGCTGCTCGACTTCGGCATCATGAAGAGCGACGAGCAGATGCTGGCCGAACTACAGGCCAAGGAGTCAGCGGTGGTTGCGGCTCAATAA
- a CDS encoding ABC transporter permease yields the protein MDEGCAAALPANAFNWIAIWRRNYLAWKKVALASIVGSLADPMIYLFGLGLGLGIIVGRVDGTTYVAFLAGGMVATSAMTSATFETIYAAFTRMHAQRTWEAMLYTQMTLGDIILGELAWAASKAFLAGTGIIIVATVLGYATWPSVVYVLPIIMLTGFAFASLAMVVTALAPSYEYFIFYQTLVLTPMLFLCGAVFPITQLPQTFQQVAQFLPLAHAIDLIRPAMLGRPASSMGLHIGALCIYALLPFFLSAALLRRRLMS from the coding sequence ATGGATGAAGGTTGTGCTGCGGCTCTGCCCGCCAACGCTTTTAACTGGATTGCGATATGGCGACGCAACTATCTGGCATGGAAGAAAGTAGCACTTGCGTCAATTGTTGGAAGTCTGGCCGATCCTATGATCTACCTGTTTGGCCTCGGCCTTGGCCTCGGAATTATTGTGGGTCGCGTTGACGGCACAACCTACGTTGCATTCTTGGCGGGCGGCATGGTGGCGACAAGCGCGATGACGTCTGCGACGTTCGAGACGATTTACGCGGCCTTTACGCGAATGCACGCCCAACGCACCTGGGAAGCCATGCTCTACACACAAATGACACTTGGGGACATCATCCTGGGTGAGTTGGCATGGGCAGCGAGCAAGGCATTTCTTGCCGGTACGGGAATCATAATCGTCGCCACCGTGCTAGGCTATGCGACGTGGCCATCAGTCGTCTATGTGCTGCCAATTATCATGCTCACTGGATTTGCATTCGCGAGCCTTGCGATGGTAGTCACGGCGCTTGCGCCCAGTTACGAGTATTTCATTTTTTACCAGACGCTCGTCCTCACACCAATGCTGTTCTTGTGCGGCGCGGTGTTTCCAATCACGCAACTGCCCCAGACTTTTCAGCAGGTAGCGCAGTTCTTGCCTCTAGCGCATGCGATCGACCTCATACGCCCGGCAATGCTTGGGCGCCCCGCGAGCAGCATGGGCCTGCATATAGGCGCGCTTTGCATCTACGCGCTTTTGCCGTTCTTCCTGTCGGCAGCGCTGTTGCGTCGGCGCCTGATGTCTTGA
- the hemN gene encoding oxygen-independent coproporphyrinogen III oxidase translates to MRAPSSIFVPNTNSGAQLPWYTIYPTIQEFSPEIGAHTYEQWLRSQGTDDAVSLYLHIPFCRSMCWYCGFPTSITRRDTLITDYLAMLREEIRLVAEQVPQALSVGDVHFGGGSPTIMPSADFLSLMELLRGRFALERGATIAVEVDPRTFTTDMAEALERTGVNRASVGVQSFDPVVQKAINRIQSEAQVMTAVENLRLYGVRRINFDLMFGLPNQTVQSCLESAMLAIAMRPDRLAVFGYSHVPSFRKNQRLIDTAALPDIAARAEQASAMADTLVAAGYLQIGLDHFALPDDELAIAQRAGRLRRNSLGYSAETCSTVIGLGASAIGRCGDGYVQNDLTQSCYNRHIASGRLAISRGYRLATEDRVRAAIIEQLMCYVEADISAICTAQGFDQTHLVSSAKQLEILAEDGIVEFDNGLVSVRHERRSALRHVAAAFDAYLGRQPI, encoded by the coding sequence TTGCGCGCACCGTCGTCGATTTTCGTTCCGAACACAAATAGCGGGGCGCAGTTGCCTTGGTATACTATCTACCCAACAATACAGGAGTTTTCTCCAGAAATCGGCGCCCACACTTATGAGCAATGGCTGAGAAGCCAGGGAACTGATGACGCTGTCTCGCTCTATCTCCACATTCCATTCTGCCGCTCGATGTGCTGGTATTGTGGTTTTCCGACTAGCATCACTCGTCGGGACACTTTGATAACCGATTATCTAGCAATGCTGCGCGAGGAAATCCGCCTGGTCGCCGAGCAAGTGCCGCAGGCACTCTCCGTGGGTGACGTGCACTTTGGCGGCGGATCCCCGACCATTATGCCATCGGCAGACTTCCTGTCGCTAATGGAACTCCTGCGCGGCCGTTTTGCGCTTGAGCGAGGTGCAACCATTGCCGTTGAGGTCGACCCGCGCACGTTCACCACCGATATGGCCGAAGCCCTAGAAAGAACCGGTGTGAATCGCGCAAGCGTCGGTGTGCAGAGCTTCGATCCCGTCGTACAAAAAGCGATCAACCGGATTCAGAGCGAGGCGCAAGTGATGACCGCCGTCGAAAACCTCCGCCTGTATGGGGTCAGGCGTATCAATTTCGACTTGATGTTCGGTTTGCCGAACCAAACCGTCCAGTCCTGTCTCGAGAGCGCTATGTTAGCTATTGCGATGCGTCCCGACCGCCTCGCGGTTTTCGGTTATTCCCACGTTCCATCTTTTCGAAAAAATCAGCGCTTGATTGACACAGCAGCACTGCCCGATATAGCCGCGCGAGCTGAGCAGGCCTCAGCCATGGCCGATACGTTAGTTGCAGCAGGCTATCTGCAAATTGGTCTCGACCATTTTGCTTTGCCGGATGACGAGCTTGCAATAGCACAGAGAGCTGGTCGTCTGCGCCGAAATTCGCTTGGTTACTCTGCCGAAACCTGCTCAACTGTCATCGGTTTGGGCGCGTCCGCCATTGGTCGTTGCGGCGACGGTTACGTTCAAAACGATCTCACGCAAAGCTGTTATAACCGGCACATAGCATCCGGCCGCTTGGCGATCTCAAGGGGCTACCGTTTAGCTACCGAGGATCGCGTAAGAGCTGCAATCATCGAACAGCTCATGTGCTACGTGGAGGCGGACATATCAGCAATCTGTACGGCTCAGGGATTTGATCAGACCCATCTAGTGAGTTCAGCTAAGCAGCTAGAGATTCTGGCTGAGGATGGGATCGTTGAGTTTGACAACGGTTTAGTCAGTGTGCGGCACGAACGTCGCTCTGCCCTTCGCCATGTCGCTGCCGCGTTCGATGCTTATCTTGGCCGCCAGCCGATCTAG
- a CDS encoding FkbM family methyltransferase: MDPVCELNVHRQIVSLLDKPNPVIFDIGCNDGSDAQRFLRLLPSAQLYCFEPDPRAAARFKEKMGSDRDRMRLSEVAISDRNGMIEFHPSNGNDSAKEWDLSGSIRRPKNHLSEYEWVRFDPPISVETRSC; this comes from the coding sequence ATGGATCCGGTGTGTGAGTTAAACGTACATCGACAGATCGTTTCGCTTCTCGATAAGCCTAACCCTGTAATCTTTGACATTGGGTGCAATGACGGAAGCGATGCTCAACGCTTTCTGCGCCTTCTTCCGAGCGCCCAGCTCTATTGCTTTGAGCCAGACCCCAGAGCCGCTGCACGCTTCAAGGAGAAAATGGGTTCTGATCGGGATCGGATGAGGCTATCCGAGGTTGCGATCAGCGACCGAAACGGGATGATCGAGTTTCATCCCAGCAATGGCAATGACAGCGCTAAGGAATGGGATCTCTCGGGCTCGATACGCCGTCCCAAGAACCATCTTTCTGAGTACGAGTGGGTTCGGTTTGACCCTCCGATTTCGGTTGAGACTAGGTCCTGTTGA
- a CDS encoding transcriptional regulator: MKKVQRSFAVEYKNGRRKLDARSNSIWGNVDLKSVARDLEEEALPFLSGSSQSGKPDSEMSLPEQDQAEQLLTAPLGPSTTASDTQEMSMADETNTTTKVDGQTVVETPNAPKKQRKPRAKKVAALETALADATAEPAAALAGDGGVKRRGRKTKAIEATASAKRAPVRRAPKAVQAAPAAPMTASDEMADLLQLEEENQRLRKLLAGKLRAENEDLRKRLKLD; encoded by the coding sequence TTGAAAAAAGTGCAACGCAGTTTTGCCGTCGAGTACAAGAACGGCAGGCGAAAACTTGATGCCAGATCGAACTCGATCTGGGGCAATGTGGATCTAAAGTCAGTCGCGCGCGATCTAGAGGAAGAGGCATTGCCTTTTCTGTCAGGTAGCTCTCAGAGTGGCAAACCCGACAGCGAAATGTCTTTGCCGGAACAAGATCAGGCCGAGCAGTTGTTGACAGCGCCTCTCGGGCCGTCGACAACTGCATCAGATACACAGGAGATGAGCATGGCCGACGAGACTAATACGACAACCAAGGTCGATGGACAGACCGTTGTCGAAACGCCTAATGCGCCGAAGAAACAGCGCAAACCGCGCGCCAAAAAAGTCGCGGCACTCGAGACCGCGTTAGCTGACGCTACGGCAGAGCCGGCAGCTGCGCTGGCCGGGGACGGTGGTGTGAAGAGGAGAGGGCGCAAGACAAAGGCTATCGAAGCCACGGCGAGCGCCAAACGCGCACCTGTGCGCCGTGCTCCAAAGGCTGTGCAGGCAGCGCCGGCTGCCCCGATGACGGCGAGCGATGAAATGGCAGACCTTTTGCAGTTGGAAGAGGAAAATCAGCGGCTGCGCAAGCTTCTTGCTGGAAAACTTCGCGCTGAAAATGAAGATCTGCGCAAACGGCTCAAGCTCGATTGA
- a CDS encoding IS5 family transposase yields the protein MARGDLSDEEWRIVEPLLPTERGRKSRPSHDNRRFFNGMLHVLRVGCPWRDMHERYGKWNSVYVRFRRWAEQGVWDALLETLVELGLTDDWQHMIDSTTVRGHSQAAGAKGGLIRRVLVDHAAALRQKSMPAQTVRDVLSALS from the coding sequence ATGGCACGAGGCGATTTGAGTGATGAGGAATGGCGGATTGTCGAACCGCTATTGCCGACCGAGCGTGGTCGCAAGTCTCGGCCATCCCACGACAACCGCCGCTTTTTTAACGGGATGCTCCATGTTCTGCGCGTCGGCTGTCCGTGGCGCGATATGCACGAGCGATATGGAAAGTGGAATTCGGTCTATGTTCGTTTCCGCCGCTGGGCCGAACAAGGTGTTTGGGACGCACTTCTGGAAACGCTTGTCGAACTTGGATTGACCGATGACTGGCAACATATGATTGACAGCACCACGGTTCGCGGCCATTCGCAGGCTGCGGGCGCTAAAGGGGGACTTATAAGGAGGGTTTTGGTCGATCACGCGGCGGCTTTACGACAAAAGTCCATGCCCGCGCAGACGGTCAGGGACGTCCTCTCGGCTTTGTCCTGA
- a CDS encoding transposase, which yields MARLLIIASAVPALLTIPVGKPKSFLADKGYDGDSAREELLIHGIRPVIPPKANRKDPPSCDFKVYKDRNRIERMFNRLKQLRRIATRYDKTRTSFEAFLLLAAAKIWLPHFMERL from the coding sequence GTGGCGAGGCTTCTAATTATAGCTAGCGCCGTTCCAGCGCTTCTTACCATACCCGTTGGCAAACCTAAATCATTCCTTGCTGACAAGGGCTACGACGGCGACTCCGCCCGCGAAGAGTTGCTGATCCACGGCATTCGGCCCGTGATTCCGCCAAAAGCGAACCGGAAAGACCCGCCTTCCTGCGACTTCAAAGTTTATAAAGACCGCAACCGCATCGAACGAATGTTCAACCGGCTCAAACAGCTCCGACGGATTGCCACCCGTTACGACAAGACCCGAACTTCCTTCGAAGCGTTCCTTTTGCTGGCCGCCGCAAAAATCTGGCTGCCGCACTTCATGGAACGCCTTTAG
- the nodD1 gene encoding transcriptional regulator NodD1, which produces MRFKGLDLNLLVALDALMTERNLTAAARSINLSQPAMSAAVGRLRTYFNDDLFTMVGRELVPTPRAERLAPSVREALLHIQVSIISWDPFCPAQSDRCFRVILSDYAALVFFEKVVTRVAREAPAVSFELLPIADNYDDYLRRGDADFLIFPELLMSRAHPKVALFEETLVCVGCRSNKLLSEQLTLERYMSMGHVVVKFGNAASIEEWCLLGHGLKRHVEVVVQGFSMVPFMLSGTERIATMPLRLVKQLEKTIPLRIADLPLPLPAFTQALQWPALHNSDQASLWMRDVLCQEASRMPSPHEVMRRLRIS; this is translated from the coding sequence ATGCGGTTCAAGGGCCTTGATCTGAATCTCCTCGTCGCACTCGACGCCTTGATGACCGAGCGTAATCTCACGGCGGCAGCGCGCAGCATCAACTTGAGCCAACCGGCCATGAGCGCGGCCGTCGGCAGGTTACGCACCTATTTCAATGACGACCTTTTTACCATGGTCGGTCGCGAACTCGTTCCAACCCCGCGTGCGGAGCGGCTCGCGCCTTCGGTCCGCGAGGCTCTGCTTCACATCCAGGTTTCGATCATATCCTGGGATCCGTTTTGCCCTGCTCAATCGGATCGCTGCTTCAGAGTCATTCTTTCCGATTACGCCGCACTCGTTTTTTTTGAAAAGGTCGTGACGCGTGTCGCCCGAGAAGCGCCCGCCGTCAGCTTCGAGTTGCTGCCGATCGCCGATAACTACGATGATTACTTGCGGCGCGGTGACGCCGATTTTCTCATCTTTCCGGAATTGCTCATGTCGCGCGCACATCCTAAGGTGGCGTTATTCGAGGAGACCCTCGTGTGCGTGGGCTGCCGCTCGAACAAGCTACTCTCGGAGCAACTTACACTCGAGAGGTATATGTCGATGGGGCACGTTGTGGTGAAGTTTGGGAACGCTGCTTCCATCGAGGAATGGTGTTTGCTTGGGCACGGGCTTAAGAGACATGTCGAAGTAGTCGTGCAGGGCTTCAGCATGGTTCCGTTCATGCTTTCAGGGACCGAGCGCATAGCGACAATGCCCTTACGCCTGGTCAAGCAGCTCGAAAAGACAATACCCCTGCGGATCGCTGACCTTCCGCTACCTTTGCCCGCGTTCACACAGGCCCTCCAATGGCCCGCGCTTCACAATAGTGATCAGGCAAGCCTCTGGATGCGGGACGTGCTATGCCAGGAAGCATCCCGCATGCCTTCGCCCCATGAGGTAATGAGACGTCTCAGGATTTCCTAG
- the nolE gene encoding nodulation protein NolE, which produces MKVIGYYVIVAALLALTLRAGPSLAADDRNQDCGPAASDPRANLNGADKAHSAEHTQDFNCQDTPAEEGECYECVLPPEVHIEGAEVIDVADRNLYPRKTLLLARMIRHH; this is translated from the coding sequence ATGAAGGTTATTGGTTACTACGTCATCGTTGCAGCGTTGCTCGCATTGACATTGCGGGCCGGGCCGTCACTTGCAGCAGATGATCGTAACCAAGATTGTGGCCCGGCGGCAAGTGACCCCCGCGCAAACCTGAATGGTGCTGACAAAGCCCATTCAGCGGAGCACACTCAAGACTTCAATTGCCAAGATACTCCTGCCGAAGAAGGTGAGTGCTACGAGTGCGTCTTACCCCCCGAAGTACATATTGAAGGCGCCGAAGTGATCGACGTCGCAGACCGAAACCTTTATCCGCGGAAAACACTGCTACTCGCCAGAATGATCAGGCACCACTGA
- a CDS encoding nitrogen fixation protein NifQ codes for MPNVHHIGVSTVAVPAADAARQTGIAVDHCDDCQTRYFSRPCQMGLKLYFDDYVLFRVFSRALEEIEMGIATATEATGLSLRELRDIPARSFPARLIRAFALQEASDCVPDAEEQLLRDMLLGHVRPGDPEGVRFAKIIARRSMREDHLWRDLGLLDKAELRRLLFAHFPALVAGNTNNMRWKKYFYRKICEAEGFSLCSAPSCKECGDFNECFLPEESGSLSGAAEFVGREILKT; via the coding sequence ATGCCAAATGTGCATCACATCGGGGTCTCGACGGTGGCGGTGCCAGCTGCGGACGCCGCACGTCAAACCGGCATAGCCGTCGACCACTGCGACGATTGCCAAACACGCTATTTCAGCCGACCATGCCAGATGGGTCTCAAGTTATATTTTGATGACTATGTGCTCTTCCGCGTTTTTTCGCGCGCACTTGAAGAAATTGAGATGGGGATTGCCACCGCGACCGAGGCAACCGGCCTTTCGCTTAGGGAGCTGCGGGATATACCAGCCCGCAGTTTCCCGGCAAGGCTTATCCGCGCTTTTGCCCTGCAAGAGGCGAGTGATTGCGTGCCTGATGCGGAGGAGCAACTGTTGCGCGATATGCTCCTAGGGCATGTGCGGCCAGGCGACCCTGAGGGCGTGCGTTTTGCTAAGATCATTGCGCGACGTTCCATGCGCGAAGACCACCTCTGGCGGGATCTCGGCTTGCTTGACAAAGCCGAACTTAGGAGATTGCTGTTCGCGCATTTTCCGGCGCTGGTGGCAGGCAACACCAACAACATGAGGTGGAAGAAGTATTTTTACCGCAAGATTTGCGAAGCTGAAGGCTTTTCCCTTTGTAGCGCTCCCAGCTGCAAGGAATGCGGCGATTTTAATGAATGCTTTCTCCCTGAGGAAAGCGGAAGTCTTTCTGGAGCGGCAGAGTTCGTCGGGCGCGAGATCTTGAAAACGTGA
- a CDS encoding cupin domain-containing protein, protein MKVISIATALFALACPANAFENKAVAATLILRTDRTIAGQPIIVPRKDVEVIASIYEIAPGATLPIHQHRYQRYGYVLSGEITVTNTESGKESIFTAGDFIVESWGIWHKGANNGTEPVKLLVIDQVEKGSENVLPQK, encoded by the coding sequence ATGAAGGTCATCTCAATCGCTACGGCGCTCTTTGCTCTGGCGTGTCCCGCGAACGCGTTCGAAAACAAAGCGGTCGCGGCTACGCTTATCTTAAGGACCGATCGTACGATTGCCGGTCAGCCCATCATCGTTCCACGGAAGGATGTCGAGGTCATCGCTTCGATTTATGAGATTGCGCCCGGTGCGACGTTACCAATTCATCAGCATCGCTATCAGCGCTATGGCTATGTGCTTTCGGGGGAGATCACGGTCACCAATACAGAATCTGGGAAAGAAAGCATTTTCACGGCAGGGGATTTTATCGTCGAGTCCTGGGGCATATGGCATAAAGGGGCGAACAACGGCACCGAGCCGGTAAAGCTGCTCGTGATCGATCAGGTGGAAAAGGGCAGTGAGAATGTTCTGCCGCAAAAATAA
- the nodI gene encoding nodulation factor ABC transporter ATP-binding protein NodI has translation MFMTAIDFSDVSKTYGDKAVVSALSFRVSPGECFGLLGPNGAGKSTIARMILGMTAPDAGKITVLGVPVPAQARLARKGIGVVPQFDNLEPEFTVRENLLVYSRYFGMNTRKVEAVMSSLLEFARLESKVNARVSELSGGMKRRLTLARALINDPQLLVMDEPTTGLDPHARHLIWERLRSLLTRGKTIILTTHFMEEAERLCDRLCVLEGGRSIAEGRPHDLIDELIGCEVIEIYGGDPHELESLVGPYADRIEISGETLFCYVSDPEQVRVRLRQRAGLRILQRPPNLEDVFLRLTGREMEK, from the coding sequence ATGTTCATGACCGCAATAGATTTTTCCGACGTAAGTAAGACATATGGCGACAAGGCCGTGGTCAGCGCGCTATCGTTCCGCGTTTCCCCGGGGGAATGCTTCGGGCTGCTTGGACCGAACGGCGCGGGCAAGAGCACGATCGCACGCATGATCCTTGGCATGACAGCCCCTGATGCGGGGAAGATTACCGTGCTCGGCGTGCCGGTGCCTGCCCAGGCTCGCTTGGCGCGAAAGGGTATCGGCGTGGTGCCGCAATTCGACAACCTTGAGCCTGAATTCACTGTGCGCGAGAATCTGCTGGTCTACAGCCGCTACTTCGGCATGAATACACGCAAAGTCGAGGCGGTCATGTCGTCGCTCCTTGAGTTTGCACGCCTAGAGAGCAAGGTGAATGCGCGTGTGTCTGAACTTTCAGGCGGCATGAAGCGGCGCCTGACGCTAGCGCGTGCGTTGATCAATGACCCGCAGCTACTTGTCATGGACGAGCCGACCACCGGTCTCGACCCGCACGCGCGCCACCTGATCTGGGAGCGCCTGCGTTCCCTGCTTACGCGCGGCAAAACGATCATCTTGACCACCCATTTCATGGAAGAAGCCGAACGGTTATGCGATCGACTCTGCGTACTCGAAGGAGGTCGCAGCATTGCCGAAGGGCGTCCGCATGACCTGATCGATGAACTGATCGGGTGCGAAGTCATTGAGATCTACGGCGGCGATCCGCATGAGTTGGAATCGCTGGTCGGGCCATATGCCGATCGCATCGAAATTAGCGGCGAGACCCTTTTTTGCTATGTGTCCGACCCGGAGCAGGTGCGTGTGCGGTTACGGCAGCGCGCGGGCTTGCGCATTCTGCAGCGTCCGCCGAATCTTGAGGATGTATTTTTGCGGTTGACCGGGCGCGAGATGGAGAAGTGA
- a CDS encoding carbamoyltransferase, protein MLCLGLSGGLSRVYENSFDLPNTFMHDGAAVLVRDGRVIAAVEEERLNRIKHSNKLPTRSIQYCLASAGVHLSDIDRIAYYATEAYCNAVLERVRLSHPSTPIPDARLLLCGLLGQEFGAEIDPSRVSFVSHHMSHAVSSFFMSGFERSLVLSIDGGGDFLSGLLAIGSSTEIEPLVTFPENDSLGLLYLETIRYLGYGAFDEYKIMGLAPYGNPASYREIFEQFYELLDDGGYRVHLDRVGPTLLSNIQIRQKGMPFTQQHKDVSASLQEALERIVFHVLRHYTKVTGIERLCLAGGVAHNCTLNGKLLYSGMFDDIFVQPAAHDAGCALGAALMASHDLGHPAPRERLQNVYWGPDLESEGSVEEELFAWGQHLEIERSDDVTGKAAEWIADGAVIAWVQGRSEFGPRALGNRSILADPRPASNKDRINMMVKKREGYRPFAPSVLEEDAVEFFDLPGTLRKFPFMNFVVSVREPKRSSLGAITHVDGTARLQTVSRETNPAYWELINAFGKRTGVPILLNTSFNNNAEPVVDSVRDAVTTFLTTDLDALVIGPFLVKKRISTMEEWNKLAVSLPPYASLHQARAYSTLDRQETVCEIRTGASSLQAVRISPELFEQLIRIEGEALVGDILDGIAPVSGSRETFLNELRQIWEQRCICLSPVRGRKSQVSVPAEASVTSGLSA, encoded by the coding sequence ATGCTGTGTCTAGGGCTCAGTGGCGGTCTAAGCAGAGTCTACGAAAATTCGTTCGATCTACCGAACACCTTTATGCACGATGGGGCTGCGGTTCTCGTTCGCGACGGGCGAGTGATAGCGGCGGTCGAGGAGGAGCGCCTTAACCGGATCAAGCACTCCAACAAGTTACCAACGCGTTCGATTCAATATTGCCTCGCATCTGCAGGTGTTCACCTGAGCGACATCGACCGCATCGCGTATTATGCGACCGAGGCCTATTGCAACGCTGTGCTCGAGCGCGTGCGCCTCTCTCACCCAAGTACCCCAATACCGGACGCGAGACTGTTGTTGTGCGGATTACTCGGGCAAGAATTTGGTGCCGAAATTGATCCCTCACGTGTGTCGTTCGTGAGCCACCATATGTCGCACGCGGTGAGCTCGTTTTTCATGTCGGGCTTCGAGCGAAGTTTGGTCCTCTCAATTGACGGCGGTGGAGACTTTCTTTCGGGGCTTTTGGCGATTGGTTCCAGCACGGAGATTGAGCCACTCGTGACATTTCCGGAGAATGATTCTCTAGGGCTGCTATACTTGGAAACGATCCGCTACCTAGGTTATGGCGCGTTCGATGAATATAAGATCATGGGTCTGGCACCTTACGGCAATCCCGCTTCGTACCGCGAGATCTTCGAACAATTTTACGAACTCCTAGACGACGGTGGTTATCGGGTCCATCTCGACCGAGTTGGTCCTACGTTGCTCAGTAACATTCAAATACGCCAGAAAGGCATGCCGTTCACGCAGCAGCATAAAGATGTGAGTGCTTCACTGCAGGAAGCACTGGAACGGATCGTGTTCCACGTCCTACGGCATTACACCAAGGTTACGGGCATCGAACGACTGTGTTTGGCCGGAGGAGTGGCTCACAACTGCACTTTGAATGGCAAGCTGCTGTACTCGGGGATGTTTGACGACATCTTCGTGCAACCGGCTGCCCATGACGCTGGCTGCGCACTAGGCGCCGCATTGATGGCGTCTCATGATCTGGGGCATCCGGCACCTCGTGAGCGTTTGCAAAACGTCTATTGGGGACCCGACCTGGAGAGCGAAGGAAGCGTGGAGGAGGAACTTTTTGCTTGGGGCCAGCATCTCGAAATTGAACGGAGTGATGACGTGACAGGCAAAGCAGCCGAATGGATTGCGGATGGCGCCGTGATCGCCTGGGTGCAGGGGCGTTCGGAGTTCGGTCCACGGGCGCTAGGCAACCGGAGTATTCTTGCTGATCCGAGGCCGGCGTCAAACAAGGATCGAATTAATATGATGGTCAAGAAGCGGGAAGGCTACCGCCCATTTGCTCCCTCGGTATTGGAGGAGGACGCCGTGGAATTTTTTGATCTGCCAGGTACCTTGCGCAAATTTCCTTTTATGAATTTCGTAGTGTCTGTGCGCGAACCCAAGCGTAGTTCGCTAGGCGCCATCACGCACGTAGATGGTACGGCTCGTTTGCAGACAGTGTCACGCGAGACAAATCCCGCATATTGGGAGCTAATCAATGCTTTCGGGAAGCGAACCGGCGTTCCGATCTTGCTCAACACGTCGTTTAACAACAACGCCGAGCCGGTAGTGGATTCGGTTAGGGATGCCGTAACGACTTTTTTGACGACCGACCTGGATGCACTTGTGATCGGTCCATTTCTCGTCAAGAAGCGAATCTCAACGATGGAGGAGTGGAATAAACTAGCAGTTTCCTTGCCACCTTACGCAAGTCTCCATCAGGCGCGTGCATATTCCACCCTGGATCGGCAAGAGACTGTATGTGAGATCCGCACAGGCGCCTCCAGCCTGCAGGCCGTGCGTATTTCACCGGAGTTGTTTGAACAGCTAATTAGGATTGAGGGAGAAGCCCTGGTTGGCGACATTTTGGATGGAATCGCGCCTGTTTCAGGTAGTCGTGAGACTTTCCTAAATGAACTTCGGCAGATTTGGGAGCAGCGTTGCATATGCTTAAGCCCGGTACGTGGCCGCAAATCACAGGTATCCGTCCCCGCTGAGGCCTCGGTGACTAGTGGGCTTTCAGCATAG